The stretch of DNA GCCGTAGCTGTCCGTAAGCCGGACCAGACCATTATTGTGGACGAAAAGACGGTAGGCTCCCTGACCAAGCGGGTGAAGTTTTTAAAGTGGCCCATGGTGCGCGGGGTGGTTATGCTAATCGAGTCCCTGGTTATGGGTATCGAGGCGCTTACCTTCTCAGCCGGTCAGGCCACCGGAGAAGAAGAAGAGCTAACCCCCGGCCAGATTTTCATTACGATTGCTGTTGCTCTCGGACTTGCCGTCCTGCTTTTTGCGGTTCTGCCTACTGCTGCGGCCCATATGTTGAACAGAATAGCCCCGGGCAGCTTGGTCCAGAACCTTATCGAAGGTTTCTTCCGTATTGCTATTTTTCTGGCTTATGTGGTGGCGATCGGACGGATGGCCGACATCCAGCGTGTATTCCAGTACCATGGAGCCGAGCACAAGGTCATCAACGCCTATGAGGCCGGAGACCTGCTCCAACCTGACCGTGTACAGCGGTATTCCACTTTGCATCCTCGTTGTGGCACGAGTTTCCTGCTGATTGTAATGGTCATCAGCATACTGATTTTCTCCATGTTAGGCGAGCAGGTATTGTGGTGGAGGATACTATCCCGCGTTCTCTTGCTGCCGGTTGTAGCCGGAATTTCATACGAAGCGCTTAAATTATCCGGTAAGTATGCTTCTACACCGTTATGCCGCTTTTTAATAGCGCCCGGACTGTGGTTGCAAAAACTGACTACCAGCCAACCGGACGATGGTCAGGTAGAGGTGGCCATTGCTGCTTTCGGGGCAGTGCTGAAGGAGAGCGATAAGAATGTTAAGTAAATTGGCCAGCCTGGAGGAAAGGTATGAAGAATTGGGTAACCTGATCGGGGACCCTGAAGTAATGGCAGACCTTCCTCTCTGGCAGCAGTACGTAAAAAGCCATGCCGACCTGACCGGCGTGGTTAACGTTTACCGGGAATATATGAAAATAAACAGGGAAATGCAGGAGGCGAAGGCCCTCCTGGCCGAGGATGCAGACGCCGAAATGCGGGAAATGGCCCAGCTTGAACTGGAAGAACTGGCGCCTAAAAAAGATGAGCTGGAACAGCGCCTCAAATTGCTGCTGCTGCCCAAAGACCCTAATGACGATAAAAACGTGATTGTTGAGGTACGCGCTGGTACCGGTGGGGAAGAGGCGGGACTATTTGCCGCAGACTTGTTCCGCATGTACTCCCGCTATGCCGAGCGGCAGGGATGGCACACCGAGGTGCTTGACAACAATCCCACCGACATCGGGGGTTTTAAGGAAATTATTTTTCTTATTAACGGAAAAGGCGCATACAGTCGCCTCAAGTTTGAAAGCGGTGTGCACCGCGTGCAGCGGATCCCCAGCACCGAGTCCGGGGGGCGTATTCACACGTCTGCCGCCACTGTGGCCGTATTGCCTGAGGCCGAGGAAGTCGATCTTGATATTGATCCCAACGACCTGCGCATCGATGTTTTCTGCGCGTCCGGGCACGGCGGCCAGTCTGTCAATACCACCCAGTCCGCAGTACGCATTACCCACCTGCCGAGCGGTATTGTCGTCTCCATGCAGGACGAAAAGTCACAGCATAAAAACAAGGATAAAGCTATGAAGGTACTCATGGCGCGCTTACTTGACCGTGCTGAGGAAGAGCGCCAGCAAAAGATGTCCACAACCAGAAAATCCATGGTGGGCTCCGGAGATCGCAGCGAGCGCATCCGCACCTATAATTTTCCGCAAAACAGGGTGACCGACCACCGGGTTGGGTTGACCCTGCACCGTCTTGATACGGTTTTGCTGGGTGACCTGGATGAGATTATCGACACCCTGGTTACCACCGACCAGGCTGAGCGTTTAAAACAGGATAACTGATACGGCAGGCCAGGCTTAAACACGATTTGTTCCTCTTCTCTGAAAATAACGGTACATCTGTTCAGCTCACAGAGCGAATCCAAAAAAATGCAGGTGCGAATTCATTCGCACAAACGTTACATTCGTTACACAAATCCGGCGCTGGCGGGCGATGTGCGATTGAAATGGCGCCTGCATCGCTTGGTATTTTCCATGATACGTGGCGCCGCGATCGCGGCGTGTGGAACGAACCTAAATATACACACAGTTGAGGAATGTAATTTGTCCCAAACAATAAGACAGATCCTCCAGGAAGCCAGAAGAAAATTGCAAAAGGTGGAGGGGGCCGCGCCGGCTCTGGATTCCGAAGTGCTGTTATCCCATGTCACCGGCCTCGACCGGGCCGGTTTATACCGGGAATGGGAATGCACTCTCCCGGCGCATGAGGAAAAATATTTTTGGGAAATGGTCATGCGGCGGCTTCTTGGAGAACCCGTGGCTTATCTTACAGGCTGCAAAGAATTCATGGGCCTGGACTTTAAGGTCAACCCTTCCGTTCTAATACCCAGGCCCGAGACCGAACTGCTGGTTGAAACAGCCCTGGCGCTGCTCCCGCCGGCGCCGCTGGTGATCGATGTCGGTACCGGCAGCGGGGCGATAGCGGTGAGCTTGGCTTCTTTTTTACCGGAGAGTATCGTTTATGCCACCGACTGTTCGGGAGAAGCTCTGGAAGTGGCCAGGAATAATGCTGCCAGGCATGGTGTTGGATCGCGTGTGAGGTTTTTCCGTGGTGAACTTTTAGAGCCGTTGGCAGGCGTTGTCCCTGCCAACGGGGTGGACTTAATCGCGGCCAACCTGCCCTATATATCCTCAGACGAACTTGCCGGTCTCCCCCGCAGCGTCCGGCAATTTGAACCCGTGCTGGCTCTGGACGGGGGAAAGGGTGGCCTGGAACTTTACAGGCGGCTTATCCCCACAGCCGCAATATTATTAAAAAAGGGCGGTTTGCTCTTGCTGGAAATCGGTTTCGACCAGGCCCGGGATATGCTGGGGCTGTTAGAAACCAGTTGGGAAGCCGATATTGTCAAAGACCTGGCCGGTTTGGACAGGCTGGTAGTGGCCAGGTTATGCGACGGCGCAGAATGTAAACCCGCATGACTCTGGCGAACCGGATGAGAACTTGCTCTTCTTTGACGGGGCAAAATATGAGGTAACTTTAGATGACTCAAAAGATATTGGCCACAAGGTACATAAAAGTTGACCCGCTTCATCCTGACCCCAGTGTGATCCAGGCGTCAGGGGATATCCTGGCGCAGGGAGGGCTCGTGGCCTTCCCAACAGAAACCGTTTATGGACTTGGCGCAAATGCCCTGGACGGCAGGGCGGTAATGCGGATTTTTGAGGTCAAGGGACGCCCTTCCGACAACCCCATGATTGTCCACGTGGCGGATTTAGACCAGGTCAAAGATTTAGTGGAAAGTCTCTCCAGCTCGGCGCAAGAGTTGATGCAAGCCTTCTGGCCTGGGCCGCTGACCCTGGTCCTGCCGGCTGGCGGGGTGGTGCCGCCGGAGGTGACGGCGGGACTGCCGTCCGTAGCCATCCGCATGCCCGGACACGCAGTGGCGCTGGCCTTAATCAGAGCGGCCGGGTCGCCGGTGGCGGCGCCCAGCGCCAACCTTTCAGGCCGCCCGAGTCCTACCGTGGCTGCTCACGTAATGCAGGATTTGAACGGACGAATTGATATGATCCTTGACGGGGGTCCGGCCGGGGTAGGTGTGGAGTCGACCGTTCTCGATCTGACCGGTCCGGTTCCCACGATTTTAAGGCCGGGAGGGGTTACTCCGGAGGCTTTGACGGGGATACTGGGTAAGGTGATGGTTGATCCGGCTGCGTTAAGCAGCCTGCAGGCAGCCAAACCGCGGTCTCCTGGGATGAAATATACTCATTATGCCCCCAGAGCTCCGCTCCTGCTGCTGGAAGGCGACCCGCGGGCCATCGCGGCAAAAATCAGGGAAATAGCCACAGAGTACCGCTCCAAGGGTAAGCAGGTGGGAATCCTTGCCTACTCAGACGGCGAGGATTATGCCGGGACAGGGCAGGTGGTCCTGGCCGGACAGAGGAGTAAACCGGAAACTGTAGCCGCTGGCTTATATGCAGCTTTGCGGCGTTTCAACGATTTGGAGGTCGACTATATCCTGGCTGAAGGCCTGCCGGAAAGCGGGGTAGGACTGGCTGTCATGAATCGCCTGAGAAAGGCTGCCGGAGGCAGAATTTTGCACGTTGTCGACCAGGATGCTGACAACCTTGATAAAATGCATGATGAATAAACTTCTCAGTTGGGAATAATTATCCTGAGCATAAACAAGTTTTCATCCGCTGCCGCTTCCGCGACAGCGATTATATAAGTTGTTCATGAAGGGCCAATAGGAGTGTGCCATGAGCCTTATTACCTTGATAGTTTTAGCCGTTGCCCTGGGAACAGACGCCTTTTCGCTTTGTGTCGGCATCGGCCTGGCCGGAGTCAACCGGCGCCAAATCATCCTGGTGAGTTTGACCGTGCTTATTTTCCACATTGCCATGCCTCTGACCGGCTGGTTGGCGGGTGAATTCGCCGGCAACCTGCTGGGTCGCGCGGCTGCAATTGCAGGCGCCCTGCTGCTGGTCTATCTTGGCATTAAAATGGTTTGGGAAACCTGGCGGCATCGCTTGGAGCAGGCGCCTGTCCGGGTTAATTTCAGTGTTGGCGGGTTGCTCCTGCTGGGGGCCAGTGTGAGCATGGACGCCTTGAGTGTCGGCTTTACCCTGGGGACCCACCAGGTCAACCTGCTGCTGGTGGCGGGACTAATCGGAGTTGTGGCAGGTATAATGACCTTTACCGGTCTGGTTTTTGGCCGTTTTCTGGGCGGGTGGGTCGGTGAGAGGGCACAGTTGCTGGGAGGATTGGTTCTGGTGGGTATCGGCGCCAAAATGATTTTTTGAGGTGTTATGATATGAAAATAATTTTTGTCTGTACGGGTAACACCTGCCGCAGCAGCATGGCCGGAGCCATAGCCAAGAGGCTGCTGGAAGACCGTCCGGGCTGCCAAATGGATATTGTGTTTGCCTCGGCCGGGGTGGCGGCTATAGCAGGGGAACCGGCTTCACCTGAGGCAGTCACCGCCCTGGCTGAAATGGGTATCGATTTGGACCGGCACAGAGCTGTGCTGCTGACCCCGGAAGCTGTGAGACAGGCCGATCTCGTGTTAACCATGACCATGGCCCACCAGCGGCATGTTCAGACACTGGTTCCCTCGCAAGCGGAGAAAGTGTTCACTCTCGCAGGGTACGCCAAGGCTGTTGGAGATATTGCCGACCCCATCGGGCAGCCGCTCGAAGCCTACCGCAACTGTGCCCGCAGATTGGTGGATTTAATCGGCAAAGCGCTGGACAGGCTGGGGGTGGCAAGCCAAAGCTCCGGGGGGACTTAACCAAAAGTGTTACAAGCAGCATTTGTTCGACAAGATTAAAGGGAAAATTGGAATTGCTGTAGAACTTTTGTTATGGCACAACTATATTTAAAAGAACGGTGATGCTTTTATGAAAATTGCCGTGGCCAGCGATCACGGCGGTTACATATTAAAAAAGACGGTAATCGCGCTTCTGGAGGAATCCTCCATAGCATACAAGGATTTTGGAACATTTTCAGCTGATCCGGTTGACTATCCGGACATCGCCCTGGCGGTAGCCGAAGCTGTAAGCGGCGGCGCCTATGAGCGAGGCATACTATGTTGCGGCACGGGGATCGGAGTAGCGATCGCGGCCAATAAAGTACCGGGGATCAGGGCGGGGCAGTGCCACGATACCTTTTCAGCCCGGGCTGCGCGCGAGCACAATGACGCCAACATCCTGACCATGGGTGAGCGTGTGATTGGACCCGGACTGGCCAGGGATATTGTTACAACCTGGTTGCAGGCAGAGTTCCAGGGGGGGCGCCACAGCCGCAGGGTAGATAAAATAGGAGTTATTGAAAGCAAATACAATTGTTCAAGCCGGTAAGTTTACAACCGGTTGTAGGGAGGATTTTTTATGTTGAAACGGCCCCTTGCTGAAGTTGACCCGGAAATTTCCCGTATTATTGAACTCGAAACCAAACGGCAGGAGTTTACCCTGGAATTAATCGCCTCTGAAAACGTAGCCAGCAAAGCGGTGATGGAGGCGCAGGGCACTGTCCTGACCAATAAATATGCGGAAGGCTACCCCGGGCGCCGCTATTATGGGGGTTGCGAGTACGTCGACATGGCTGAAAGCACGGCCATTGCCAGGGCCAAGGAATTGTTCGGAGTTGATTATGCCAACGTCCAGCCCCACTCCGGCAGCCAGGCCAACACCGCGGTGTACTTTGCCCTGCTGAAACCGGGCGATACCATCCTGGGCATGGACCTGGCCCACGGAGGGCACCTTACCCACGGCAGTCCCATCAACATTTCCGGCAAATACTTTAATTTCGTATTTTACGGGGTGGATCAAGACACCGGCCTTATTGATTATGAAAAGGTCCTCGCCACCGCCTGTGAGCATAAACCCAAGATGATTGTTGCGGGCGCCAGCGCCTATCCGCGCGCCATTGATTTTCGCAAAATGAAGGAAATAGCGGATGAGGTTGGAGCCTACCTGATGGTTGATATGGCCCATATCGCCGGCCTGGTCGCGGCCGGGCTGCATATGAGTCCGGCGCCGTATGCCGACATCGTTACCACCACCACCCACAAGACCCTGCGCGGCCCCAGGGGCGGCCTGATCCTGAGCAAGGATGGCGAAAGGTACGCGGCTAAAATCAACCGGGCGGTCTTTCCCGGCATTCAGGGCGGTCCTCTGATGCATGTAATAGCTGCCAAGGCCGTGGCGCTGAAAGAAGCGCTTGAGCCTGGTTTCAAAGAATACCAGCAGAATATTGTCACCAATGCCCGGGCTCTGGCCGAGGCTTTGCTGGAGCGGAAATTTGAGCTGGTTTCGGGCGGTACCGATACACACCTGGTATTGGTTGACCTGAGAGGTAAAAACATTACCGGCAGTGAAGCCCAGATTCTGTTTGACCGTGTCGGTATTACTATCAACAAGAACGCCATACCCTTTGACCCGCAGCCGCCCAATATTTCCAGCGGGATCCGCATCGGCGTCCCCGCAGTCACCACCCGCGGCCTGAAAGCGCAGGATATGGCGTTAATCGCTGAAATTATGGACTATACTATTGCCAACCGCGCTGATTCAGCCAGGTTGGACCAGGCCAGAGAACGGGTTGCTGAAATCTGCCGGAGGTACCCTCTGTATTGAGACGTGAGAAGCGGGAGTAAACAGGATCACATATGTTTAAACCCGTTAGCAATACCCGGACCCCACGACTCACGACCCACGTCCCATGTCCAAAATTGTGAGTGTGTTAGCGATAACCTGAGTTGGGCTGTCAGCACATGCAACTGCCGGGGCGGCAGCGAAATAAAATTGTAAGCGCTTGGCCAAGCGGGGAGGATAACTTGACCGGAGAAAGCAAGCAGAGGCCGACCTGGGACGAGTACTTTATCGAAATAGCCAAGGTGGTATCTACCAGGTCCACCTGCCTGAGACGTTTTTACGGGGCTGTTATCGTCCGCAACAACATCATTATCAGCACCGGTTTCAATGGTTCACCCAGGGGTGAGGCTAACTGCATTGACACGGGCAGGTGTATCCGGGAAGAACTCAAGATCCCCAAAGGAGAAAGATACGAACTGTGCGTTGCCGTCCACGCGGAACAAAACGCTATCATCAACGGCGATCCGGTGAAGATGATAGGCTCGTCTATCTACGTGACGGGTTTCAACTCGGACGGCTCCTTGGCCTCGGGCGCCCCCTGCCTGCTCTGCAGGCGAATGATCAGGAATGCCTTGATTGACAGAATCGTTTACTTGAATGAAAATGGCGAAATGGTCATCTGCAAGTGGTCGCCGGAGCAAAAAGACTGGCTGATGATTTAGACAATTATGGTATAATTTTGCTAGCCTGTCATCCTATAAGGCGGACGTGAGGTGTACAAGTGCAGAAGAAAAATATCCTTTTGCCGAAGTTGAATAATCTTTCCCCCACTATTGAATCCACAGCCCTGAAGCTGATGGAGGAAGCGGGGGAACTGGCCCAGGCCATCGGGAAACTGCGCGGCCTCTCGGGTGAAGCCAAAAGGCTCAGTGAAAAAGAGGCGATGATGAAGATAACCTATGAGCTGCTCGATGTTGCCCAGACGGCTGTATCGATGATGTTTGTGCTGGAGGAGCAGTACGGGATAGATTTGGAAAAAGCCCGTAATGAGCATATCGGCAAGCTGATTGAAAAAGGTTATCTAAAGGTTGTCTAGCGCATAGACTATTTCCAGTGGACTGGCCGGTATGGATAACCTTACATTATTCGTTATCAAGGAGATGTGTTTTTGCTTAAAGTACTGGCAGTATTCGGAACCAGGCCGGAGGCCATAAAAATGGCGCCCCTGGTTAAGGAGTTGGAAAAACACCAGGCGGAAATCGAATGCAAAGTTGCGGTTACCGCTCAACACCGCGAAATGCTGGACCAGGTTTTGCAGCTATTCGAGATCACCCCTGCTTACGACCTTAATATCATGCAGCAGGGACAAACCCTCTTTGATATAACCAATCGGGCACTGTCCGGGTTAAAGCGGGTCTTTGAGACGGAAAAGCCTGACCTGATCCTGGTGCATGGTGATACCACCACCACTTTTGTGGCTGCTCTGGCCGCCTTTTATCTGCAAATACCGGTAGGTCATGTTGAGGCCGGTTTGCGCACCCGGAAAAAATTTTCCCCGTTTCCGGAAGAAATAAACCGCCACCTGACGGGCGTTCTGGCAGATCTGAATTTTGCCCCCACAGCCACGGCGAGGCAAAACCTGCTGGCGGAAGGGGCAGAGCCGGAAACCATATTTGTGACCGGCAATACGGTTATAGACGCCCTGCTGGCCACAGTGCGGCCCGGCTACCGGTTCGATGACCCGGTGCTGAACGCACTGGATTATCATAAACACAGGGTGTTTTTAGTCACCACGCACCGCCGGGAAAATCTGGGGGAACCCATGCGTGAAATATACCAGGCGCTGCGGGAGGTGGTAGAGTCCTATCCCGATGTGCAAGTGGTCTTCCCGGTCCACAAAAACCCTGCCGTAAGAAGGGTCGTGGATGATGAGCTGGGTGGACTGGACAGGGTTCACCTCACGGAGCCTATGGATTACCAGCCGTTTGCCAACCTTATTGGACGCAGTTATCTGGTTTTGAGTGATTCCGGCGGCCTTCAGGAGGAGGCGCCTTCCCTGGGCAAGCCTGTCCTGGTGCTGCGCGATACCACCGAACGTCCGGAAGCGGTGGATGCCGGCACGGTGCTGCTGGTGGGAACCGGCCGGGAAGCGGTGGCTGCCGCCGCCAGAAAGCTGTTGGAGGACGGCGCTCACTATGACAGGATGGCCAACGCCGTCAACCCGTACGGGGATGGCCATGCTTCCCGGCGTATTGTGCAGGCCATCAGGTACCGTTTTGGCCTTTCCGGAAAACGTCCCGGGGAATTCAGGCCGGTTTAAATGTACTATAACCTGTAATATTTAACATAAATCCAATATTTATCTTCAATGGCATATATTTTGTAAGATTAGAAAAATTTTATTTAAAATTTATTATTCAAATGGAGGAATACCATTATTTTTGTAGAACAAATAAGGTTAAATACTGTTATAGGCCTCGTAGAAGCATGAGCCAGTCAGGTTGCGGTCAGTGATGGCCGAAAAAAAAGATAAAAAAATAGAAGAAAAAAGAGAAGGCCGGGGAGGCGTACTGCAGGCACTTGCCCTGACCACCACGATAGGTATGGAAATGGCTATAACGGTGGTTTTGGGATACTTTGGCGGCAGGTATCTGGACCAGATGCTCGGCACCGGGCCGTGGCTGCTTCTGGTAGGGGTCCTGGGCGGGCTTGCCGCCGGGATGCTGGGTGTATATAAAACCCTCAAAGGGTTTTTAGGGGAGTAAGGGAGTAAGAATATGCGGGATTGGGACTTTGACGGCCA from Pelotomaculum schinkii encodes:
- the prmC gene encoding peptide chain release factor N(5)-glutamine methyltransferase, translated to MSQTIRQILQEARRKLQKVEGAAPALDSEVLLSHVTGLDRAGLYREWECTLPAHEEKYFWEMVMRRLLGEPVAYLTGCKEFMGLDFKVNPSVLIPRPETELLVETALALLPPAPLVIDVGTGSGAIAVSLASFLPESIVYATDCSGEALEVARNNAARHGVGSRVRFFRGELLEPLAGVVPANGVDLIAANLPYISSDELAGLPRSVRQFEPVLALDGGKGGLELYRRLIPTAAILLKKGGLLLLEIGFDQARDMLGLLETSWEADIVKDLAGLDRLVVARLCDGAECKPA
- a CDS encoding MazG-like family protein, coding for MQKKNILLPKLNNLSPTIESTALKLMEEAGELAQAIGKLRGLSGEAKRLSEKEAMMKITYELLDVAQTAVSMMFVLEEQYGIDLEKARNEHIGKLIEKGYLKVV
- the prfA gene encoding peptide chain release factor 1 — encoded protein: MLSKLASLEERYEELGNLIGDPEVMADLPLWQQYVKSHADLTGVVNVYREYMKINREMQEAKALLAEDADAEMREMAQLELEELAPKKDELEQRLKLLLLPKDPNDDKNVIVEVRAGTGGEEAGLFAADLFRMYSRYAERQGWHTEVLDNNPTDIGGFKEIIFLINGKGAYSRLKFESGVHRVQRIPSTESGGRIHTSAATVAVLPEAEEVDLDIDPNDLRIDVFCASGHGGQSVNTTQSAVRITHLPSGIVVSMQDEKSQHKNKDKAMKVLMARLLDRAEEERQQKMSTTRKSMVGSGDRSERIRTYNFPQNRVTDHRVGLTLHRLDTVLLGDLDEIIDTLVTTDQAERLKQDN
- a CDS encoding AtpZ/AtpI family protein encodes the protein MAEKKDKKIEEKREGRGGVLQALALTTTIGMEMAITVVLGYFGGRYLDQMLGTGPWLLLVGVLGGLAAGMLGVYKTLKGFLGE
- the rpiB gene encoding ribose 5-phosphate isomerase B, yielding MKIAVASDHGGYILKKTVIALLEESSIAYKDFGTFSADPVDYPDIALAVAEAVSGGAYERGILCCGTGIGVAIAANKVPGIRAGQCHDTFSARAAREHNDANILTMGERVIGPGLARDIVTTWLQAEFQGGRHSRRVDKIGVIESKYNCSSR
- a CDS encoding DUF1385 domain-containing protein — encoded protein: MSSFQYGGQAVIEGVMMRGPDSRAVAVRKPDQTIIVDEKTVGSLTKRVKFLKWPMVRGVVMLIESLVMGIEALTFSAGQATGEEEELTPGQIFITIAVALGLAVLLFAVLPTAAAHMLNRIAPGSLVQNLIEGFFRIAIFLAYVVAIGRMADIQRVFQYHGAEHKVINAYEAGDLLQPDRVQRYSTLHPRCGTSFLLIVMVISILIFSMLGEQVLWWRILSRVLLLPVVAGISYEALKLSGKYASTPLCRFLIAPGLWLQKLTTSQPDDGQVEVAIAAFGAVLKESDKNVK
- the glyA gene encoding serine hydroxymethyltransferase encodes the protein MLKRPLAEVDPEISRIIELETKRQEFTLELIASENVASKAVMEAQGTVLTNKYAEGYPGRRYYGGCEYVDMAESTAIARAKELFGVDYANVQPHSGSQANTAVYFALLKPGDTILGMDLAHGGHLTHGSPINISGKYFNFVFYGVDQDTGLIDYEKVLATACEHKPKMIVAGASAYPRAIDFRKMKEIADEVGAYLMVDMAHIAGLVAAGLHMSPAPYADIVTTTTHKTLRGPRGGLILSKDGERYAAKINRAVFPGIQGGPLMHVIAAKAVALKEALEPGFKEYQQNIVTNARALAEALLERKFELVSGGTDTHLVLVDLRGKNITGSEAQILFDRVGITINKNAIPFDPQPPNISSGIRIGVPAVTTRGLKAQDMALIAEIMDYTIANRADSARLDQARERVAEICRRYPLY
- the wecB gene encoding non-hydrolyzing UDP-N-acetylglucosamine 2-epimerase — translated: MLKVLAVFGTRPEAIKMAPLVKELEKHQAEIECKVAVTAQHREMLDQVLQLFEITPAYDLNIMQQGQTLFDITNRALSGLKRVFETEKPDLILVHGDTTTTFVAALAAFYLQIPVGHVEAGLRTRKKFSPFPEEINRHLTGVLADLNFAPTATARQNLLAEGAEPETIFVTGNTVIDALLATVRPGYRFDDPVLNALDYHKHRVFLVTTHRRENLGEPMREIYQALREVVESYPDVQVVFPVHKNPAVRRVVDDELGGLDRVHLTEPMDYQPFANLIGRSYLVLSDSGGLQEEAPSLGKPVLVLRDTTERPEAVDAGTVLLVGTGREAVAAAARKLLEDGAHYDRMANAVNPYGDGHASRRIVQAIRYRFGLSGKRPGEFRPV
- a CDS encoding deoxycytidylate deaminase, which gives rise to MTGESKQRPTWDEYFIEIAKVVSTRSTCLRRFYGAVIVRNNIIISTGFNGSPRGEANCIDTGRCIREELKIPKGERYELCVAVHAEQNAIINGDPVKMIGSSIYVTGFNSDGSLASGAPCLLCRRMIRNALIDRIVYLNENGEMVICKWSPEQKDWLMI
- a CDS encoding manganese efflux pump MntP family protein; this translates as MSLITLIVLAVALGTDAFSLCVGIGLAGVNRRQIILVSLTVLIFHIAMPLTGWLAGEFAGNLLGRAAAIAGALLLVYLGIKMVWETWRHRLEQAPVRVNFSVGGLLLLGASVSMDALSVGFTLGTHQVNLLLVAGLIGVVAGIMTFTGLVFGRFLGGWVGERAQLLGGLVLVGIGAKMIF
- a CDS encoding L-threonylcarbamoyladenylate synthase; this encodes MTQKILATRYIKVDPLHPDPSVIQASGDILAQGGLVAFPTETVYGLGANALDGRAVMRIFEVKGRPSDNPMIVHVADLDQVKDLVESLSSSAQELMQAFWPGPLTLVLPAGGVVPPEVTAGLPSVAIRMPGHAVALALIRAAGSPVAAPSANLSGRPSPTVAAHVMQDLNGRIDMILDGGPAGVGVESTVLDLTGPVPTILRPGGVTPEALTGILGKVMVDPAALSSLQAAKPRSPGMKYTHYAPRAPLLLLEGDPRAIAAKIREIATEYRSKGKQVGILAYSDGEDYAGTGQVVLAGQRSKPETVAAGLYAALRRFNDLEVDYILAEGLPESGVGLAVMNRLRKAAGGRILHVVDQDADNLDKMHDE
- a CDS encoding low molecular weight protein arginine phosphatase, whose amino-acid sequence is MKIIFVCTGNTCRSSMAGAIAKRLLEDRPGCQMDIVFASAGVAAIAGEPASPEAVTALAEMGIDLDRHRAVLLTPEAVRQADLVLTMTMAHQRHVQTLVPSQAEKVFTLAGYAKAVGDIADPIGQPLEAYRNCARRLVDLIGKALDRLGVASQSSGGT